The Vanessa atalanta chromosome 7, ilVanAtal1.2, whole genome shotgun sequence genomic interval GAGCAATGGAAACTTCTGATTGATGCCGAAATAAATTCACCAATCCGCCGGAATGGCAATCAACTTTACGacgattctttttttaatgttttacatacaattttattgtgttGTTATAAAATAGACTTATGACACTTTAGATTAcctaatttttctattaaattagttcatcttatataataatattttttgttgaaaatcgGCCATAGTCGATGGATAAACTCATGAATCACGAACTTTACAtacttatgaataaaatatgacataaaatatttcattcaatggGCATTTATTAAACAGTAAAGTGTGTCCCGTTCATTTCTAAGCAACTGTAAACCCTTGCGTGTTGCGTCGATGTATGCATCCCATTCATAACTCTCGACTAAAAAATTATCAAGTTACACGGACCGTAAATACAGGAGCCGTTAAAACTGTCTTAACCCGCTAACTTTAAAACACGTGGCGCGATGAAAtgtaaaacgaattaaaatactGATTTACGACCAACATAACTATACAATGAGCGCTAACGAATTTATACgtctttattgaattaatatataataataatattaacaatatttgacatattttctCGACAGAGGACTCGTAACAGTTGTTGCAGTTTGCAGCtaaaacacttggaccttggagtaatagTGGAAAacctttactaaaaatataacacgtCATCTTATTACCACGCATGGTGACATGTCGGCTGGTTATTTTTTTACCCAGATGATAAgatttgcgattcaacggggaactGCTAAAGTCATTTttgtcaccattccacgcgatcCTGATTTATTCAGTagcttgttttatattatacttacgtattatttttatacgtacaaaattattatttttcttttttaattttatacaaatgataaacaaaaatctattacaaaatcaaatattatcttACTGGCTAgtaagaaacgaaaaaaaaaaatgaaaagctATATACATGTAATTAATCATTGATACATAAATACCTAATGATTGGTTAGGAagtttgagaaaaaaaatactatgagtATACGTTGTTGGATTATAAACATATGAATCCttagttaaatttttaactgaTTTTGCTTCATAGTTTTTTAAAACCGATTCTTGTTTAATCTACGGATTTATATTAACccatttttgataatttttaataatatgtcgtTCATTCGGGACTTTAAACTAGtagtcatttataattttagttcggAAAGTGTATTCTTTCAgcagcctaaaatataaatttgtacgtCTCTGGTTGAAGTAATTTCGATATTCCCAGACTTTACGGCGtcgaaacattttatattcaacttAAACAGGTATAAGGTtacaagatttatatttttattttagtcaccGAACAACTGTCTCCGGTGTGATTTATTAATTCAACACTTTGTTaatgtattttctatttataaggTTAATCACACGTATATATGTTTGGTGTATTTAGACAGAGATgtgtattaattgaaatattacaaagttatataTCACAACGTGCTTATCTGTTTGTTTGATGACTAATTTACCATttgtgaatgtttttttaaagtaacaactCATGATTATCTCACTGCTAAGCTAACCCTctcatatatataactatagaataaggaaaattaacaaataaatagatacaaaacatttgtattttaatttattgtttatatgtacCAAGTTacaaatttagattataaaaccAATGCTCAATGGGTTAATAGGAGTTGTGGATGGAATCGTACTCCTTTAAAATTTAGTTGAAGTTTTATCTGTATACAccgataaacttaaataaaagcttatgaAATAACCCATTACAATTTAACGACCTTAAAagcattcatttaatttttattaattattgtgtgaaatattcttaaatgtaaGCATACTAGCTATAAGTCTTGTCTTTGTCTTGGTGAATGAGACTATTATTTACTTCCCGATCACAGCGCCAACTATTAGAGTCCTATCTGCTTCACATAGATTCACCATCCTGAGGCTCACTCAAAATACACATGCATAGCGTTATAAGTATTTGAAGacatgtataaataaagattacgtATTTCTTGAACAGCAATTGATACTACTGATAATTAGCACAGTTACTCTTATCTCTAATacttaataatcttatatattaatagcgtaagccgatttttgtctcaGTGATTATGTGACGATGGATGCAAATAacaaatcggttatggtctcattttgaagatcgccagccgtagatgtgcagaaaatgaAAAAGTATTCATGATTGCAAATTACtgatttgttacaatttaacaaagaattaattttagagaaagGATAAAATGTACGaaaatcctaaaaaaaaacttttgaataaacgcgaaggtTCGCGAGAGACCCACTTGTATTGTTTACAATATACcttattgtaatttttcatattacGTTAAGTTAAATACCCGACCCGGCTTCACTCCGGtgcgatttattaataatgcaaatgatataaaataaatataatttataccatgccctcaataatatagctttctactagtcttttttttttaaattggattatTGGTTCCGGAGATTACAccaacacacaaacaaacaaattgagcccctttataatattatatgacaaaCTCGTAATGTACCTAAGtcagattatttaaaatgcacTGTCGTTTATACGAAATTCGATTTGGTTATAATATCTTAAGTATACTGTAATAGTATATATAgacaagtaaatattaataaacttgtaaACGAAAAAAAACCGTTCTAAACGTCTTGATTAATAGGTTTTtgattagataaataaattaaatatttgataaaaaattgaccgaatgtattttaaattgtaaaataagataacgccgaattaatattgaattcattttattatattaaatactcattTTATTGAGAAACTGTGAGGCTCTTCGGTAGTAAACATACGatagatttaattttaggtaatatgatacgattaaaaatatatcacattaaaattatatacttggAGATTCGCTACAACatagctatatatttaatttattattaattcgttGTTTTCTAAGATAGCATCGAAAGGTTTTATAGCGttcttaataaagtaataagtgAGATATCGAATTTTATTAACTCCAAAGCTAAGAATCAGTTTGAAGCACctgtcatttttatataagtgtTTACGATTATGTACAAAATCAAAAAACTTGTTTCGAATCGAACCAGTTTTAATCGTTTGTTTTATCTAAAAGTATACATTATGTAAATTCGTCATTCCTTTTTGGTGGCATAATTCTTTTCtaatgtaaagtaaaatgtatgaatcataatacattttattaacattatgcACATTAAATGATACGAGAGGTTACATTCTTGACCCGGGACACGATTCGGTCTAATGAACCAAATATTCTATGTAGACtggtttggtttttttttttttatcttacatatattttaaaattctgacGACCGCATACAATATAAATCCATATCACAAATAATGCgtctattatatactatattttaacagAAGctcctaaaaattaaaattaaattaatcaattattctaTGGTTAACccttaataatatcttattcgTCAACGTCAGTTGCTCGACCTTTGCCATTTCTGGGTCAGAGCAATGTGTAAAAGGGATGAAAAAAAAGACAAACCACTGGCTCTCCCACATTGCCAATTGCAAGCCATTACGGCTTTGGTAGTTTGGTCGATAGCTCCGCGTCACATAATGGTGGTTGAGATATTTACAAGCTTTTGGATGACGTGAGTGTATTATATCTCATAATGGTTTATTAATTGTTGagtcaattatattaatatgttgagaaataaataataataatacctaatatTCTTATCGAATAATATGATGACTAATGTCAAGGAAGCAGAAGAATCCAACTGgtaaagaaataatatgtgCACAAATAAGATGCAATCTAAATTATCTAACTCAATGTGATGGGACAAATATCCAATTGAACCGGAGTGTAATTAACCGACTATCAGTATAAGTGCTTCCCGAAGCAGAGAAGTGTATACTTCCTAACTTCGGCACACaactgtcaattttttttattgagttacATAGATGGTCccttatatttttctatgatgTGTAACATATAATGTTCTTGAAGTTTACATCGTCTTAGTTGGTAGTTACATATTGGTACATAAATTACGTAACGTTTAAGAAAAAAGTATACAGCAGTACACTAACATTGGATGACtctttagtaataattttgactacatatatgataaatatgttatgtattaaatataatatttaaatatgcttaaataatttaagaaggAAGTACGGGGTCTTCGTAAATATGTTTTAGCACAATAGGTACCCAACTACAAGCGGATAGATAAGAATTGTTTACTAATCGCatcgtttaataaatttgacaaaataacTCAGatgaaagttttaaatttaatagtttatacttTTAGTATACGCACCTACTTATGTTTATACTTTTCActtatatgtaagtattaacGTCAACtagttataaagatatttagGAAAATCATTTTTGCCTTCGCTCTatctatatcatataatttaaagctGAAGTAATATGTCTACATCTCGCGCCTTTTTATTGAAGCATCTTGTAATGCGAAGTTAGTTATTTAGTACAACACTATTTACATAGATGGCGTTGCTAAAAACaaagtttcataataattgttttattcttattaattgcTTATACaagcttaattaaaaacatgtttataattaataataaatatatataataataaattttaattaaaaatttaatgtaatactttGATTTACATCAatgcataataattatagtcataAAAGCGTAAAACAGATGGCGCCACGtacaaagttaatatttctgtataattttttcGTCACCATGCactttaatcatattatttggcttatttaatttttagatataaaaacataactttGACTACAACAGTAGGAACCAGATCAgacattatattgttttactaaAAAGGTATGTatacttactattattaaaattaaatacagatacgcagggccggaccgttagtttagggggccctgggctaacactacttaggggcccaccaaAGACATATCTGAaagtagacttgaattaaattaattgaatgcgttaattaattgcaggactcgcagggcaagccatacgatctgtttaatttaataaaaatatggattctttcgcgttatttttgactttgaattgacTTAGCGGgagcccccttgaatccacgaggccctgggctgaagctcaaaaagccatatgatagatccggccctgaataTAAGTAATACTAATTTCGGAATACTCCAACCGCAGAATGTagtagattatttaatattgtaaattaaaaaatcattgcatgtaaaaaaatatatttctaaaatttgcatGATGTCTTTACAATTAACATATATAGtacttaatacataaatattataaaattactattaaacaCTGATGAGTGACATCTAAAGACATTCTATAAAAACTGGATAACAATCTTCCCTTTCGTCGACAACCGCGCGGGCAATAGGCGTATGACTATTTCTCAATGTAATAGTAGTGTTCAAATTTAGCGTTATATTTGAAAACGTATCAACTACAACATTGTTGTGTTTATCTGTTGTAACTCGGGGCATTGTCAGTTGCTTAGCGTGGCCACTTATAAATCCAAGAGTTTTACATATTTCCTCCAATTCTGATCTCGTATGGTTTTGTTTGGGAAAGCATTTGGAATACCAAACACCGTGTGATCTGACGATTACTTCGCCAACTCCGTAtctgaaattagatacatagtttaatacaaatattcaaatgtacaataaattattctatgtaaaaagaaaatatttttgtgtaagaACTGATTTTGGTTTAAATGGTAGAGTTATCCTTAAAGAACAAACTCAAAACTCGCCTCGCCTGAAATGACAGATAGCGGTATGCGGCAATGACTACATTGTTAATTATAGGTAACGGTTAGAGAAGGCTCGTTAATATCATGCAAGCGGAAAAGATAGAAAGTGAGTCCTTATAGATTAGTTCTGCAGGTCCAAAAGAGTCTCCATCGATGAATTTatcattcttatttaaaaaatacataagtacTCACGGAGTTCCATCCGGTGATCTAAGGCCTATACAAGTTCTCTCATCTTCTCCGTTTGGACAATCTCTGATACCATCACAAACCATATCAGAAGCGACACAGTAATCTTCATTGTTGGATACTTGAGAACATCTGtaacataaaatgaaatataaatagaacaaaAGACGTACTCATAATTAGTTCCACTAAAACTATTGATACATTAATCTGTTACACCTTTATTATCTAAAAGGTTGATCAACTATATGATACTAGGTAACCATTAGTTAAACAAGAAAGTTTATTCTGATAACTTACTTATATGCCTCTTTAGCAAAGCATTTACAATACATTGGGTCTTCATCACTTCTATCGTGGCAGTGAAGAATGCCATCACATAGTCTAGAAGGCATCACACGACTTAAATAATCAGAACAAGTCGTTTGTCCAGGTTCATCGGTACCATCACCACAGTCATCGTGACCGTCTTTGAAAAGTTCTTTGAAAATGCAATGACCATTATGGCATTTTAGTTGTCCAACTGGACATTCtgaaaaattaacaacaatttacaattttttttttcgattttagcCTGATCAATCCAAATGCACTTTTAGCAGTACATGCAGTTTACAGAATCtaatagagttatttttttattatataatcatatattctacttaatgactttttaatttatagcaaatatttataatatagtactaGTCTTACCACAGCCACGAAAATGTGGATCCTTATCACATATAACGGATTTCTTTTTACATGATTCTTTCGATTCATCAACGCCGTCTTCACAATCGGTCACACCATCGCAAATGTTACGTAATTTTATACACTTCCCACGCTTACACCTTATTCCTTCACAATTGTGAAACTCATTTTGGTCAACGGAATCTGAAACTAAAATTTTCTGTTATAGCCGTACCACTCGAATATGAAATACGTTTATAGTTAGGCTTATAAGCATAttactcaatttattttaacaaatttcctAAATCATCAAAGGACACTTTCATAGAACATCAATGCTTAACgaagtaattgtattttacaatgTCATCTATATGGTATTCATGGTATCATTCCCTGTGATTATATAGATttgtttatatcatttttattataattgtttatttatttaccttcgtaatatttaatttcgtgtTTTAAATTTCCAATATCAGTTCCTATAATTCGATCAATTGACgaacaattttctttatttattataaatgaggcTGCTGGATACCATCCTTGTTTAGTATGACAAGAGATTATACCTGCCCATTGGGAACTCATAGTTggctgtaaattaaattataaataataatttatagttattgaCCTCtgttcaaacaaaaaataaattgcgGTCGTAATCCAATATGATAGacccttttattattaaagaaccATTggtcatatatgtatgtgttatttaattttctacgtCCTTATGATTTGGGGTCTTTAAGCTATGCTTGGATTAAGATGTAATATTAgtgagatataaaataatatataatcatttcagAAACAAACAAGTCAAGATTGTACTAACATGACATAAAGTAGATGGTTTTTGTAAAACGAAACATCGGTTATGTAAATCACACTCGTCGGTTTCTTTTAAGAAAACATTGAAGGTGTCGTTATTTTTATCTTGTCCCACTGCGACACATACTGAGTTTTTATTATCTTCAAAATACCTAaaacgtaatataattatactaaatgcTAAAATTGTATTGGTTCAGTTTTGAtgacaatgcatttttatgATAAGCATGTTATTACACCCAGGATAAGCCCCAGAGCGAAAAGTGCTCAACAACCAATAtcacaaacataaaatttagtatacgcatcaattattatattcaaaattttcttctatttaacgctttaaaaaaatctattgtattttttatggcctaatttaatgttgatatattatataaaatgagacTTACGAAGTTATTACCACCATAGGTTTTACCATAGTCGAATATACTGCTGGTTGtttcaaatgtaataaaataaccttACTGCGATATAAATCTTTCTTTGCATCCATTTGATATACTTGTTCGTATGGACCTATAATTGAACCGAGAGTTTTATGTGATCCAAGTGAGACTGAAATAAAATGATGACTTAATCTgaaatcaattgtaaaatatatatattatgtataagcaatattatagaagcaattttgtatatttttgaaaaaagagAAACTTACGTAGCACTCTTCAAACAGGAATTACCCATCAAAACCCAAGATAAATCTACCAAAACAcccatacatttatattttccatttacatataatttagctATCCACGGCCATAAATCATTAGAAACGGAGTTTGTTTCATGGTTTTGTCCAAGTTCTTGGTTCTtttcaaaatttgtataaagAGAATGatcgcaataaatatataacgccATGCAAGTTTTTGTAATATTGGGCACACATTCTTCTTTTATAACTTcaggattttttataatataattattgaattggcTATCATTACTTGCTTTATATGCGAAACTAACCGGAACTTTAAGATCGATgtctcgtttatttttatttctttctttagaATTATCTAAGTCACCTTTCAAATTTATGTACTTTATCATAAATCTATTTGCTGAACTAAAAATAAGAACAATATTATTCATAGTTATTTACTAATAGCTTTATATAACAGTGATCATAtcacataaattaaaacaaagatacCTGAAACCAAGATATCGACACATATGCGAAGCAGCTTCTTCTTGTTCATGAATCGATACATCATCTTCACAAACTATTTGCCAATTTCCATCATGTTTTTTCGTTAAATAACCTTCTAAAGTCACTTCTGGTCTAccattcaaatcaaaatcaatatattttccatttgaAAGAGTGTCTGCAacgaaatttgaataatttgaacGACTTTAATACTTGCATAAACgtgattcattttttatatgaaattttatactcACAGCAATCTAATTCATCCTCTCCTAAAGGGCATTGTGGTTTGCCATCGCAAACTTTATTTGATGACAGGCATATTTGACTTCGCTTGCAGAGGAAATGATCTTCCTCACAACTATCTGAAATCATTTATTGTTATGACAGTGAAaagtcgatattttttttaattttatagttatattttgtacttacaACAATCTGATTCGTCGTGACCGTCCGCGCAATCATAATTACCATCACATATGAGTTTATTATCATATGTTGTCAAATAATCGAGGCATGTGCAATCCAATTCATCGGTGCCGTCTTCACAGTCTGCTTTATGATCGCATCGAGTTGCGTAAGGGACGATTTGGTATATTCTGTGAACACTCTTTATTTAACGTCAATCAttccatataattatttatttatctatactcTTATGGAAAATGATTAAACTTACCCTtgccttttatttaatttaaaataatgattttctaatgttttttaatgtgaATAAAAGAGTtgatcaaaaattatttaaatataaaatattaccttcTACATTGGAAGTCTATTGGTGTTAGATGTTTCTTTCTAATTTTTGCAGGCTGAAGTTCTGAAAGCATGATATCTACTATGTTATTAACAGCTTCGTCTCTAGAGTCTAGTTGTTTAAGATTGCGCGTATTATGTTCGACATTAGTTGATTCAGAAATTATCTGATCACTCATCTGATTAGTAGTACTATTTTTAACGGAAACCTCAGATTTTTCTGTGACCGAATTCGTATAAGGAAGAAATTCGATAATAAATTCATGCGAGTTTTGATCTGTTTCATTACTTATAtcacttttgtaattttttatagacTCTTTGTTGGTGTTGCCCTCAGTACTTGCTATCAGAAAATCATCGACTTCCAGTCTGTTTGTCGTTTGTTCATCATTCCCATAGAAAGTAATGGAAATTGTCGTTTCTGAGGGTAAAGCCGTCGTTATTGTTTGACTTAAATctgaattaattttactattttcttTGATAATATTCTTTTCTAATGACATTGATTCTAAGggatatgttataatatttaatgttttttgttcCATCACTTCATTTGTTGTTGATGATGTTTTAATTGGATCAATTGTAACACTTTCGTcaaaatttgtttcaatttcaTCTTCGTGTGAGTAATCTACATGTGCTATTTCAACAGTAGAAGCATGTTTTAAATCTTCTTCGAGCTTGGTAAATTCTGTACTTGACTTCAGTGATTGTGTAATAGACAATGGGcttataatatttcttgaatTAGCACTATTaggtttaatttgtaaataacttaTAGTTTCATCGACGTATTGATCGTCTGAGTTAGATAAAGTTATATAAGAAGTTGTTGGAGTTGATTCCGTTACGTTTATGATATTCTGACTATCTGCAACGTATTCAATACTGGTTTCAGGAGTTAAGGaattgttttcattatttaaagtaGTAATACTCATACTTTCATTATTTAGTGATGTATTTTCTGATTTTGTAATTGGCTCTGAAATCGTATTGCTTACTGAAGATCTGGCCACATCACAGTTGTATTCATCTTCTCCATCAAGACAGTCTATAATTTTATCACACATTCGTTTTTTTGGCAAACATTTTAGAATACCAGAATCACACCTAAAGCCCGGACATTCCTGTTTTGGTTGTATCATCGGTAAAGTTTTTGATGCTGTTTAAGGAAATAATTTagcttttaaaacatttgttaaatCAACCGTACAAATTAGTTATAATTAGGATTGATTGcttaatataaacttacataTGTGATATCTTATCCAAGACACAAAGAGGCTAACTCTTGTATAAACTCCTGGTTCGTCTTTTCTTGCACAACCATCTCCATGGCTAACAATACCTGCTACATACCACTGTTGAGTATTCAAAGGATTTCTACATAATAACGGTCCTCCACTGTCACcctgtaattgtaataaataaaacctatttttaatattattagtacagtatttttaatgtttaattggGATTGTTGCTTTCTGCCGTACATTGTGACCCgcattttaagcatttaaaataattatcttttaatcaataaaatgtacttataaaaCTTATGACTTACTTGACATGTATCTCTTCCACCTTCGACGAGACCAGCACATATTTCTTTGCCATCTAAATCATCTTGATGTTTACATTTGTCCCAAATTGGAACCTCTACCTCGCGCATATGATCAGCtgtaattagatttaattttattttattataaactttggTTTACTAAGCAGTAACTAAACATGCTTGTGtcttaatatatcttacttaCGATCAGGGCCGTGTTCTACCGTAGCTCCCCATCCTACAGCAGTACAAATAGTTCCAGCTGGTGGTCCCCACATCCAATCTGCACCAGCAACTTCTGGGCTTGGTAAGCATATTGGACGCACCCAGCGACTAAATTGTATGCCAGGTTTTACTCTTAATAATGATAGATCATTCTTCATGTCCTcttgattataattatgattgacAATTATATGAGTTACGCGATGGTTTTGTTCTTGGGGTGAAAAAGAAAATCGACGAAGCATACCAACTTGCACCTCATAATAATACTGCCAAAACCTGAATGgtagaattttttatattaaaaattccattgTGAATTTATTGTAACTTGTATAaacaatagtataattatttattataattaaataatgtgtttaCTTATTCACGCAATGTGCTGCGGACATGAcccaattttgatttattattactcCACCACAGTGAAACACTCCATCTCTGTACAGGGCAACCATCCAAGGCCAAGCAGCCGGCTGACTAGGTTTACCTCCAACCACTCTACCTTGAGCCCTCTTGGTCcttacttcatttattttaccgtcacttaaataattcaaaggGATCTCTGATCTCACGCTTTTATTTCCTACGTTTCTTTTCATTCGCACGCCGTAAAACGACATAGGTTGTCGTTGCCTTTGGAGAAGATATCTTTTGTTCCGGCCAAAGAGATGGTTTTCTATCGCAGTATTCTGTGACAAAAGCACCGTAAAGTTTATATCCTATATGACAAAAAgtacctaatatatttaaattaaggttaaatttaatttttcatattcatttagtaataataaacataataaaatacttactgtattaaattaatcaaattcatattataatttgagttatagcatttttaaaagAAGCTATCATTTTACAGTCGTCTATTTAGACTAATTATCGAAAAGAAAACTTACCTCTTTTAACAGCTGTGTTGCAGTAAGAACTCTGGTACCGCACAATAAGTCGGGGCACGTGACATATACGGCAGAAGAATTCAAACATGTGTTACTTGTATGTAAAAATCCCCCGGGAGCAGTACTTATGTAATTCACTTTAAGTAATGGGTCTATTTGTAAGATTTGAATAAA includes:
- the LOC125065399 gene encoding serine protease nudel isoform X2 produces the protein MIAENTEEKKIVGLLPMGLAETNDDGRNGQKCYSIIQKVLAIISLILIVIAFYLLILRLLQSDNNVHKTELIVLSGFHEEQNVSILQDEIEILLRLKNKTSKLNPSERKKRETVSSTQIYKSGKLERNIKFKDNEKQKAKKIIAEHEFLCNEENHKEACKELVMKLKSLTENNLSNHRINKENIRDVVKDYPKLRVKPTDVSKRETNPIHIPNLLRPIKSVPIDTYNFDNSEQIHGTPQHAMIHSRDVLNPQLTETCLLKRLMRQSYPNLHGIFDAPHHEYQSFVPSFPRQFSSDFISSYVQNRAMDAPKHKPHPQDIEIAMKFIAPKHEIAFKDAPPNTSVHEVECSMGKISCESGSFCVDEKNWCDGNVDCDDVSDESRCSCKSRVDESRICDGYFDCPFGEDEMGCFGCSEDAFSCEDLNFNLSTCFSKEQRCNNIVDCPNNKDEIDCTMLAPSLHKKPLFAISNTDGYLHRNYKGNWYAVCSNPYMWAHDACRRETGLIIRPPFIQILQIDPLLKVNYISTAPGGFLHTSNTCLNSSAVYVTCPDLLCGTRVLTATQLLKENTAIENHLFGRNKRYLLQRQRQPMSFYGVRMKRNVGNKSVRSEIPLNYLSDGKINEVRTKRAQGRVVGGKPSQPAAWPWMVALYRDGVFHCGGVIINQNWVMSAAHCVNKFWQYYYEVQVGMLRRFSFSPQEQNHRVTHIIVNHNYNQEDMKNDLSLLRVKPGIQFSRWVRPICLPSPEVAGADWMWGPPAGTICTAVGWGATVEHGPDPDHMREVEVPIWDKCKHQDDLDGKEICAGLVEGGRDTCQGDSGGPLLCRNPLNTQQWYVAGIVSHGDGCARKDEPGVYTRVSLFVSWIRYHISSKTLPMIQPKQECPGFRCDSGILKCLPKKRMCDKIIDCLDGEDEYNCDVARSSVSNTISEPITKSENTSLNNESMSITTLNNENNSLTPETSIEYVADSQNIINVTESTPTTSYITLSNSDDQYVDETISYLQIKPNSANSRNIISPLSITQSLKSSTEFTKLEEDLKHASTVEIAHVDYSHEDEIETNFDESVTIDPIKTSSTTNEVMEQKTLNIITYPLESMSLEKNIIKENSKINSDLSQTITTALPSETTISITFYGNDEQTTNRLEVDDFLIASTEGNTNKESIKNYKSDISNETDQNSHEFIIEFLPYTNSVTEKSEVSVKNSTTNQMSDQIISESTNVEHNTRNLKQLDSRDEAVNNIVDIMLSELQPAKIRKKHLTPIDFQCRRIYQIVPYATRCDHKADCEDGTDELDCTCLDYLTTYDNKLICDGNYDCADGHDESDCYSCEEDHFLCKRSQICLSSNKVCDGKPQCPLGEDELDCYTLSNGKYIDFDLNGRPEVTLEGYLTKKHDGNWQIVCEDDVSIHEQEEAASHMCRYLGFSSANRFMIKYINLKGDLDNSKERNKNKRDIDLKVPVSFAYKASNDSQFNNYIIKNPEVIKEECVPNITKTCMALYIYCDHSLYTNFEKNQELGQNHETNSVSNDLWPWIAKLYVNGKYKCMGVLVDLSWVLMGNSCLKSATLSHHFISVSLGSHKTLGSIIGPYEQVYQMDAKKDLYRSKVILLHLKQPAVYSTMVKPMVVITSYFEDNKNSVCVAVGQDKNNDTFNVFLKETDECDLHNRCFVLQKPSTLCHPTMSSQWAGIISCHTKQGWYPAASFIINKENCSSIDRIIGTDIGNLKHEIKYYEDSVDQNEFHNCEGIRCKRGKCIKLRNICDGVTDCEDGVDESKESCKKKSVICDKDPHFRGCECPVGQLKCHNGHCIFKELFKDGHDDCGDGTDEPGQTTCSDYLSRVMPSRLCDGILHCHDRSDEDPMYCKCFAKEAYKCSQVSNNEDYCVASDMVCDGIRDCPNGEDERTCIGLRSPDGTPYGVGEVIVRSHGVWYSKCFPKQNHTRSELEEICKTLGFISGHAKQLTMPRVTTDKHNNVVVDTFSNITLNLNTTITLRNSHTPIARAVVDEREDCYPVFIECL